AGAGTTGTAATAAACCCGAGCGCCGGAATAGAAGTTGCAGAGGTTTAAGGATGGGTAGTGAAGGAGCTTTTGGGCTTCAGGGTAGGCAGTGATGAAGATTTGGAAGCCGCGGTCAAGAAGAAAGCCGTCGACGAAGTCGGTTCGGACACGGCCGCCGACGGCGTCAGAAGCTTCGAGGAGGAGGAAGGGGATGTTGTGGGAGTTGAGGTGGGTGGCAGCGGCAAGACCCGCAAGGCCGGCTCCAATGACGATGACACCCGTGGATTTTGGCTGCGATGGTATTGGTTGGAACGAAGACGAGAATGTTGATGCCTGGGATTTGGGTAGGAAGCGGTGTTGGTGGTGGGCGTATCGGGGtgggggagagggagagaagaggAGGGATGGGTTGGAGAAGTTGGGGTGAGGGAGAGGGACGAGGAAGAGAGTCATTTTTGGATGAGGATTTCGTTTCGGATGATAGGATGGAATGGGATGGCCACCGGGAGTGGTAGCTGGTTTTGTTGCTGGATGTGCTCACGTGGCTGACCTCTCCACGTGTGTCGACGCCcgtcattcttttttttttggataattataAATTACCCGTCATTCTTCCATGATTCTACCtgtcatttttgtgtttttgccGCCTTGAAAagggcctttttcttttctttttgtggtcGTGCGTTGAAAAAGGTTAAAACGACGAACAAAAAGCCTGTTTGGGATTCACTTCTTGTTTTTACTAGCTTGATGCGTCTGGAACTGGAAGTATCAATTAATAGAAGGATTTGgcttaaataaatttaagagaaaaaaaaaaaaaaaaaaatccaaagaaaagaCATCCAGGATCCATCAGTCCATCCATCCTATCCTCCCAAGGATTGGGAACCTTATAATTTTGCAAGCCAAACttgttaaaagataaataaattatgaGCTGAGCATAAGTCGTTGCAAGAACAAAAGTGAGGGAGTTATATCCAACCTTCACCAGGAAGggtatattaaatttttcattcaGTCTTTGAAGGAACTAGTATCATCAAAATGTAATAATAGTGTACAATCCAAGTGTAATTGTTTGTAAAGGAACTAGTATAGTAACTGTGTGTGTGTCATCAGCAAATTAAGCGACACGTACACACAAAGTACTGTAGGATGATTATTCTAATAATCCCACTCGTTACCTGGTACCAGAGGAACTGAGAGTCCAaatattagaagagcaaaagTACTATAGATCGAGTATAGATTGTTCCGAGAGACCACAGCGCGCAGGAGATCGAATGTTATGCGAATGATCGAGTTTAATTACTCCTCCGAGTCCGAGCAAATTTCAGCAAACACCGGCAATCTCTTTTTTGAACTAGGACGACGACCATACAGAACACTCTCAATATAGGTATTAACATCTTTCCTTGAAGAATGTGGCAGCCCAACCTCAATGCCATCATCTAGGGGACACCAGTAGCCGCTAGTGCCTTCTGCTTTCGTGGGTATCACCGCCGCTGCTTCGCTTCCTCCTGCTGCTGCTGCCACGACCTCACAAACAAAGCGACTCTTTAGCCCGTATGTTCCTGATCCTGTACTACCGTACGACTTGTGTGTCTGTGCATCCCAACAGTGCCATGATTACAAGCTGATAAAGCAGTATATATATGTCAACAAATATAAGTAATCccatatttttctcatttttcaccTCAGTTTTGTTCTTGGCAGCTGGAAAACGAGTTGGGCGTAGCTCTTCCTTTCCATGCGCAAACTGcaaaaattggtcatatttgtGCATCCCAACAGTGCCATGATTACAAGCTGATAATGTAGTATGTCAACAGATATAAGTAATCccatatttttctcatttttcaccTCAGTTTTGTTCTTGGCAGCTGCGAAACGAGTTGGGCGTAGCTCTTCCTTCCCATGCGCAAACTGCAAAAATTTGTCATATTTGCATCAGCTCATCAACAACTGGCACTGTCACTGCCCTGTTCACAACTCTCTAAGGATTGCAATATTCAACGTTTCATTATCCCAATgtagcacaaaaaaaaataattgagttCAACTTGAATATTGTTTTGTTTAAACCATCTGAATAttacttttctccttttattttaaatgtttaaacAAATACAGAAAGGAAGTAATGTTTTTTGCATGCCTAccgaggaaaaaagaaaaaagaaaaaagaaataaatatataactaaaagaaataaatattatttttttaacaaaaaaaaaaaaaaaatcccagcCATTAAGGAGATGATTACTATTTTGATGAATTCATGATGAGAAATCTGAATCGTCCAATAATCGGTCAAAAGTGAGAGATCAATTAGTAGGGGGGCGGGAGCTGACCTGGCATTTGGAGCCGTAACGGCAGCTTCCAGAATCCTCCCAGGAGCGGCAAATGTCGCTCTTGTACAGGCTCTTCCCACCGgacgatgaagaagaagacgacgTAGTGGAGCTTCCTGAATCGATGACGGACCTCGCGAACCTTCCAGCCGGAATTGCCGAGGCGACCAAAATTCCATCCATAACCAGTACGTCCTCCTCCAACTTCACCGGCGTGGCGTAAACGTTCGGCGACCTCGCCACCTCCAAGTTCTCCACCGGAGAGAGCGGCGCGTACTTGAGGGACTCCGGAGACCCGGCACGAAGGTACCTGAGGAGCGGCGACTCTCCGAGGTCGATGTTCTCGTGGTAGTAGCTGTAGCGGCCTCTTCCCAGGAGCGACAGGTTGTCCATCGATGCGTTGCCGTTTAGGCTGCTCCTGAGTTGAGGGATCTTTGAGTTGCTGCTGTTACAGTAAAGTTCTCCCATTGGATGTTGAGCTTTTCCTGGAATTCCGACGCCAAGATTCTGTGATTTTGCCGCAGACTCATGCCAAATCTCCTAAgctttcttcctctctctctctctctctcgctgaTAATTTAGCTATAAATTGCTTTCggttttacttttgaaattaGTTTTACTAGATTTTGAATTTCCCGCCTAAATTATATTCTTCTATGCTATGGTAATACCGTAATACAGAGACCAAGGGAAGACTTACGATCTGGTAATTCCAGTCGTTCTTCGAATGAAAATGTAATGAATAAAAcgagagaaaaatgaataaatcgTTGAataaacgagagagagagagaagaaaatcaATACACAAAGAAATGAGAACAATTCGAATAGCACTGATTCACTTTCCAATAGAAATTTAATTCTATGCTttgaacgatttttttttttttctttttttcttcttgtttttacaGTGAACCTCTCGTACACGTGATAGATTTTGAATTTAGGttgtagaaacaaaaaaaaaaaaaaaaattcactgtGGCAACAAacaatacagaaaataaatgaaattcgGAAATGTGAAAAACAGAGAATCAACTGGAAAATCTGAACAGAATAATAGTAAACCTCAGAGATGGCGGGCTTGGACTCTGAACGTTGTGTTTGAGTCGTCTTCTTCGTCACAGAGAGGCTTTGGCATTTGGCGCTTTGCTTTGATAGAACAGGGTTATTGTGAGGAATggaattatattaaataattatgatgAGACTCTACTTAAGGGGcaaaattgtaaaatataaattaaaaatgacaattttaccccttattttATTACTCTACCAATCTGATAGAGTTTGGTTGTCTTAACCCTCCATGCTCAACGATTTGCATTTCAAGGTAAAACATATAAAGAGATAAAGATACCGGCGTGTTTGGTAAGCAACTTACCATTCCTATCCTTTATTTttacttctctttttttaaaaaaaaaaaaacacaatggactttaaaatatttcaaactttttatatcatattaataattttattttttattactattcaaataaaagaaatctaatacaatacaaaaaattcacttttccatattacatcaatcattttttattactactaaaaaaaaaataactcaacaatctttactaaacacacacacacaagctttccttttatgctccgtttgtttcgatataaaatgatttttgtcgtaaaatattttcggcgaaatcatttttttaaaaaaataattttcttgaaaatattttcatgtgTTTGGCACGTAAGAAAAAATTACTAATGGCGAAAAATGGAATCCGGCAACTATGGTCGGAATCGGGGCACCGTTCGATGGCCGTTGCCGAATTCCAGTAAGCTAGTTTGGCCGAATTCTTGCCGGGCTCCGCCAGAATTCGGCAAGATCTAATCAGATCTTGCCGGATTCTCGCCATTTTGGCAAGATCCAGCTATTTCAAAACCAtaaattgttttctaaaaattaagaaggcttttacgatcaaactaaaaataattttcattgaccattatttttgctcctaccaaacaccataaaatgctgaaattatttttcaaaaattattttacgtcgaaacataAGGCTCCTGTCAATTCTTATCAGGACACAACTGGAATTTCTCTAGTGAGCTTTCAGTGCAAACTAGGGGACCGAGGTTTTCAACCTTTACAAAATGGGCGTGAACTGTTTAGTTTATTGATAGGCCActcttatttaatttatttatttatttattattttttttaaaaaaaaaagaaaaagaaaaaaagaagtaatagtatatatatatttgtgttgaTAGTGTGATATGAGGCTGGATCTGGGAAGCCTGTTTGGACAGCCAAGGCAAACAGAGTTGTTGAAAGAATAAAATACCACAACATAAACCCCTATTGATTGACAATTTGACACAAACTATTCATGAGTCTTTGAACAAGCATCCAACCTTATGCACAATTCACCACTGAAAGCTCCCTAATTCACAGAATAAAAAATGTACAAATTAGATCCCATCAATTGCATTCTTCAGATTACCCCCAAACAATGACATGAGACCCCCGCCATGGACTCTCCCCTCCGGAACCATAAAGTCGAAGCTTTTGCTCCCGCCATTACTGCTAACACCGCCCATGCCTTGCCCATCCATCCCTCCCCCTGCCTTCTCAGCACTCAGGAAACTTGAATTAGATGATGACTTCATTGATGAAGGAACCAACACCTGCGGGGGTATGAGATGTTGTCTTTTTCCCGGCTTTTCCAGCGACCCAATGCAGTTGGGGACAACACTGACTCTGGAGGAAGAAGTACTGTTGCCAAACCTACTCCCTGAAGTTGAAGCAGCAGATACAAGACCACGGAAGAGCCCTGGTGCAATCAGACCTCCCTTGTTTGCCTCCCGCTCCTGCACCATGCTACTGTGAGCAGCACAAAGACCACTCTTACCCCTAGCAAATTTCTCACATTTTCCCTCTCCCCAGGTGCATCGCTTTCCCCCACCATGCGCCTTGCAGAAATCTGTGCTCCCTTGTGCACTCTTCCCACAGTTTTCAAACTTGCACCTCTTCCCTCCCCCATGCCTAACGCAACAATCTGTGCGGCCACGTGCGCTCTTTGTGCAGCCTGAAACAGCACATCTCTTTCCACCACCATGGGCAACACAGAAGTTCGTGCCCCCATGGACACTCTTTGGGCAAATTCCACCACCATCAAATAGGCAGCGCTTTCCCCCACCATGCCCCTTGCACAATGGCGTGCTCCCTTCCGCACCTTTGGTGCAACCTGCAAATATGCAACGCTTTCCACCACCATGTGCCTTGCAAAATACGGTGCTCCCTTGTGCACCCTTGGTACATTCCTCGTACTGACAACGGCGTCCACCCCCATGGGAGATGCACAAACCAGCCTGTCCTTCAGCACTACGAGTGCAGCCTTCCACCTTACACCTCTTGCCCCCTCCATGTCTAATGCAAAGGCCTGACTTGCCCCGTGCAGCTTTGTTGCACCCACCTGAATATCCACATCGTCGGCCACCACCATGTGCTATGCAATAATCCGTCTTCCCCTCAGCGCTTTTAGTGCAACCCAAGTGCAGGCATCTCTTCCCTCCACCATGGGCCTTACAATAGGCAGTTCGGCTCTCAGCACCCTTGTTACAACCTGGTTTTTGGCATCTCTGTCCGCCCCCGTGACCAATACAAAGACCAGACGCCCCTCGTGCTCCTTTTGTGCAGCCCAAAAATTTGCATTTCTTAGAATTGCTGCTTCGGTGGTCAGAAGATGCTCCTGTAGTTGCTTGCTCAGAGGCAGTGCTAACTGAGTACTCCGAGGTAGTGGATGGTTCATGGCTCGGCTGGGATTTTGCCCCAAGCTCTACAACTTGAGTTTGAATCGAAACCTTAGCACTGTCCATTCTTGGAGCCAAAAGAAGTGATGGCATATAGCCACCTGATTTCTTAGCTGAGGTAGAACCCTCGTCAACAACAGGAATCACAAGATGATTATCTTCAGCAGATACTTGGTTTCGGAGAGAGAAGGTATTAATATCAGTCTCTGTTGAAACTGAAATATCAAGCACACTTGAAGAGTCATTAGTACCTCCAGAAAGACTGAGTTGTAGGATTGAATCACCCTCAACTGAAAACCTCTGAGGCAATGTTGTGGTTAATCCCTTGTTCTTCTTGAAATCCACACTGTAATAACTATCAGAGTATGCACTTGGTGTTGGGCCCAACCCGAGTACCAATCGGCAGCTGTCATCAGAAGCATTGGGAAAGTTAACCCCAAGACTGCTTTGGTTACACCTATATCTGGCTGCATTGCCACCTCCATAGCCAAGGCAATTCAAGCGTAGAGTAGTGTCGCCGAAGGTGTCATTTTTTTTCAGTTCTCCATCATAAGACAAAAGAACCCCCTTCTTGTTCAGATCCATTCTCTTGACGTTGTGCACTACAGCTATAAAAATCCCAACTAAAAGAACACTTTTTACAACATGCTACATGCAGTCCGACATATCAGAACTAAATGAAAAAGTAGAAGAAATTCTAATAACCGACTTCCCCCACTAACAAAGCCGGATGTGTCTGATCTGTCCATCTTTATTATATATCAGCACCAACAGCACAGAATTTTTCAGTGAAAGCACATTAAGTAGTATCTGATAACGTTTCTTGGATAGAACCCTTTAATAAGAATGGTTAATATGGATGTGCAGAGATCTTTGGAGCTTCTTATGCTCCTAGATGAAAAACCATATAGCTTCATTAACCCTGGCaataaagaaaaacagagaCTGCATTTAAATCAAATAGTCAAATTGGGAAAAGAATTagatatgaattttttttccacaaTTGGTTGCAAAACAAGATTGTGGATATTCTAATAAACTTCGGCATTATTCCAactcaaaattctaaaatacaaAGTCACTTATAATCTTTTCTGATTTATCTACAAACGATTAGCTAAATTATCAGCAAATCTACCAAAACTTGAAATCGCCGTCTCAATTTACTATCATCTCAAAACTACAAGACCAAGACCTAAAAGCATGGAAGCCTCATTCAAAAATATTGGAGTATGCTTACTAGTCACTTCTTTTATAAGCCATGAATTATATTATGAATGCATGGAAGTATGCTTACTAGTCACCATTAAAAACTCAATCGGCTATATGACTTCAGGACACCTTGTGATCCTTTCAGGGGTAGTGGAGGGGAGGTTATGAAGTAAAGGACAGCCATGAAATGCTCAAGGTTAGGGCTTTCTTGCAAGAAACTGAGATGGGATCACTGTATTGTTTTAAGTTGATGGACAAATATAGGGGATAGGGTTGTGGGGCTGTGTTTATGTGATGATGTTTTACGACTCTTATAGTTCTCCATTTTGAAAACTATCTAACAAATCCCAATCAAAATGCTTAAGACTtataaataagagagagagaagaagaagaagaagagataacCCCAGGATACTAAAGTTCGATCTTTGACAAATAAACAACCCTAGAactgaaaaaaacaaattctaggTTTTCAGAAATAGAGGGCCTGTTTAGTAAAGTTTTCTAATAGCGCTGGGAATCGACTCCATCAGAGTTGGAAATAGGGTTTCTGGCTTCACCTGATTCGGAGGCATCGGAAAACCTCCAACTCCTCTGACAGCCCTAATTTCCTAGCTGCCTCCGCCTCTGACGAGTCGGCTtgggtctttttgttttttttttttttgagaaattttgagaaataaaaTTCAGCTGAGTCATTAACCCCATTAGccctataattatttatatgtgtgtgtgtttgtgaatCTTTAGCCAGCCCTATAAATATATGACATGACTTCAACCCATAAAAAGTTTTTGTTTCCCACGGACATTGAGCTCAACATAATAAAAATTCCATAATAGCCAAAACTGAAAGTCTCCCAGAAAACAAAAGTTACACCCTTTTAAAGTGGCTGCATTTTAACATAGTCACACTAAAATCAAAATGGCCAGTAAATGGCGGGAGTGCCTTATGAATCCATGTGACATTGCTGGTAactaaataataaagaaacTTTATTTAAGTTTCAGGTCACTAGTTACCAACAACCTGTAAACCTTTTACCCAAGCATATACCACAATATAAGGGCCTTCCTACTTCTGTGAAATGCTACAAAATTGGAAACTACTGCAGGCTTTCTGAAAATGCAGTTCATGTGCAACCAGACAGGTCTGGTACATAGGGACATCAGAGTCACTATTCCTTATGAATTGTTATCTGCCCATTTCTATCTATACAGATactatatgaaagaaaaatatcagGTAACAAGGATGCCCTAGTTGTTCCTATGTGAAGTTTGGCCACCAAGGAACATAAACTTCATAGTTTAAAGGACTAACATTAGCATTAATAAAAGATGCCAATGACCTGTCCCCTTATTGGCAGTTCAGCTTGCCAATAGAAATCAACAGGAGAAGGCATGATTTCAAACCACCTGACGTTACTGTTAGATAGGAAAGAAAGATGGTAGAAGCTGTTAACTAAACAAAATGATGTTTCATATGTACGGAGGAGTGTGATGGGACAAGACTACATCAAAGAATAATTACGATGCTGACTTAATTCCATGCCTCATTCAACAAAGATGCATTCTGAGCTTCTTGTTAACTCTTATCAGTCTATATATTGTGAGGATAATGACAGCTTACCATATAGAAATCAATCATAAAGTTGATGAAACAAATCATTAACCATAAGACAAGGAATAGAGAAATAGCTAAAGACAACTTTCACACAATCAAACTGAGCCTAATGAGATAAACCCATACTCATTGAGCAGCACTTCTTTATATACATAAATAACACGTGCCAAAAAAAGAAGTGGAGGGCAGATGTGGAGATTTTTGTATTCTTTGGAAGATATAGATAGTGCATAACTTCATTAAAAGGAACACAAATTTTCCTTTTGAAAGGGAAAACGCAACAAAGCACTTAACTGGGAAGAAAACATAaagatttataattatataaattattaaaagaagaagtaaaccTTCGGCAAAGACTTCTGACCTTCACTAACTTAACAGGAGAAAAAGCCACATCCATTTTGTTTATATTGAGCAGTATGCAGTCCAGAACTGATAAATGCCAATTCTTCCTCatgattgttaatttgttttactGATTAACAACTGCACGTAACTGCAGATTGATGTAGCTTCTGAAGATTGTAAtcaatcttttttatttcctaCTTTCTCTTCCCATCATTTAACTCTTCCATTCAGTATCATCTTCAACAATGTATGCAAATCAGCTAAAAGCCCCCACAAAGCAAATTTATGGCTGTTCCTCTGTGAAACTAGACCACATGAAAAGGTAAAAGCTTCAGACatggaaataaaacaaaaggcaCTTCCATATCTAAATATTAGTTTACTAACAGAACTTAGTCATTAACttcttcaaaacaaaaataagccAAAAGTCTTCCGGTCAACAATACAGTCAGGTGCGTATCCTAAAATGAATTCAGTATATCAGATTTattagaataaatttttttttttttttgggggggggccAATATTATCAGAATATCATAACAAACAGAAGAACTAAAATTAACACAAACTATTTCATGTCTCTTTGATcaatacaaaaggaaaaagaaccaTGGAACTTTCTGATAAATCACATACTAACATTTGAGATCTATCCAAAAACCAAAAGCCCCTGAACACAAGAATAAAAAACTACAGAACAGAGATTCGAGCCCTACGAGCACCATATAAATTTTCAATGAACCCGACCAAGAACAAAAACCAGATCAAATATTTTACGGATTCAGCTAAGAATTAAATACCCAAATCATTTGCAGCAACAAAAAAGAGATATAACAAGAACAAAAACTGAAATAGCATTAATCAGAAATTATATCAGATTAACAAATTTCTGCAAAGATTAGAGCACAAAAGCTGAGAATACCCAACAACCATAAATGTTAACAATCCCAAACCACGCAgtgaaaaacccaaaaaataacaaGTTTCATACAACGCAGTGAAAAACCCAAGAATTAACAAGTTTCAGCAAATGAAATAacaccaacaaaagaaaaaagagacgaATAATTTGCAGTTATACCCTGATAATCAATTTACAGGAAATCTCCGAAAAGCTGGCGGATCTGAGAAGTGGCCGGAGTCACCCCGCGGCTGAAAAACccagatgaagaagaaaaaagaagcaacgAAAGCAGAGCGATTTGTAGCAGTGtgagaaaaagagcaaaaacaACCAATCACGTAATAGGCGCtaataaataaaccaaattGACTTGGCCTGGGCGGCTCTATTTTCtacatttcttctttttcttaaaataaaattaataaataaataatttatttattgtgtgAAATACCAAATATACCCTGATTTTAGTGCGTGCACAACTGTCACTGATTTACGCTATGCATACTTTTAGTTGAAAACAACACGTACAAATGTCGGAACTACTCTTCTTAGACCAGCGTCTATTGGTGCTGAGAGAGGGTTCTTTTGTCTTTTCCTCAttgttttttcatatattttgtcGTGGGCGTGGCGGAGAGAAATTAGTGGAGGAGGGTGGAGTTATTTGATTGCGCAGATATTATTAAAATCGTCTCAGTTGGCGCCGGCTCAGTTTCGGGGCCGCTGCAGTCACGAGTCAACGACTTGGTCTGCTGATAGCCTGAGAGCGTGAGAATTGAGAGCCAAACCACTGACATATCTTGCAAGATCTAAACCTATTTACCTATATATACAATCCTTtaactataatttaaaaataatgattaccCGCATAATAAGACCCAAATTAAAATTGGGGAGAACTTTATTTAAGGTTATtaaatttttgctttttttttttttttttttttttgaaaaaagattcaTAAACTTTAAATTATCTCAATTTAGAGTATGTATTTTTCGAAAAGTCTCAATTATGGATTTTTAGTtaagattttccgttaaattctatcaaaattttcaaaatacttctatgtttattttatttttaaaaaaaattataaaaatttaaaaagattcAAGAatagatatttttacaaatttcgttaaattctaaccaatacttaaatctcagcaatttttattttttttctttcctaaaaaaaaatgaggggtattaagagaataaaattaaGCGATTACGATAGCttcatgataatttttttttttttttttttttttcagacgaAGACCTGTTTGGtatagatttcaaaaaatattttaggttttgtgttttgaaaattattttccaaaaactgaaaactgaaaagtgtTGTTTATAGGGTCACATCTAAAAAAACGAGGAGAGGAGGCCAGCCTCTAGTTAAGGGGTGACcccactttatatatataaagcaataaGACTAGTCTTCACATCTTAAAAAAGTGAGCAACTATTTTCAAAACATCGTTTATGAAGGTgggaatttttttgtaaaatgttttgtattttggtttgAAAAGAGTGTGAGTGAAGAACCATATATAAAAATcttgtttggataattattattagaaaagtattttgtaatatttgttttatttttagatacTTCATGGATCACCACGGATGGCTTTATGTTTGTTGGTTTAATAAGGTTATTTGTTATCCTTTATCACATGCATGTTTAATGATGCTTGAGAATTAATAACCGAATTATATCAATGCCAAATAACGACTTCAATGAATTTTCACTGTATGGAAGAAGAATGTGAAATGCACTGTCGGTGACTCCGTCAATGTAGAAAtccaatatttttcttttgatcgAAGGTTGGtaagaatataataataataataataataattagaaataatatttaaaaacaaacagagaatagaataaagaatcTGTTGaagataatataaaaaaaacaatatatagtaAATAAGAGAGTTGTACTTTTTTAGTAGCTATTACAACTGGAGATGCTTCATCCAAAGCTAAAATCTTTACATTTTTATAACATGCTGATATGGTTAACACCACTTTCTTTATTCGTTACTGTAATATTGCATTTAAAAGAATAGGAAATTGAAGTTCCACTTTATTGGAGACAATATCAAATCTTATACTTTACTTTCAGTATtacctaaaagaaaaagaaataaaacgtCATTTTAAAACAGATTATTATTCTACCATTATCTCATTATGCTAACGTAGTATTGTCAATCTACCCTTAGATTAGtcctaattaaaaagaaaatattggaaaatCATAAAcgtaagaaaatatatataattctacAGTGTGTACCTTTGATTGAGAACTCACAAACCATGATCTTTTGATCTTTTGTAAGCGTTCTACAATGTATAGTGATGCCTCTTCAGAATTGAAAGAACTCAACGGTGGTGttttattacaaaaacaaaatgcaTATCCCCACAACCCAAATGctatttgagagagaaaaaagaagagagaattaagaaattaagatttaaaattttgaattctaAAAGCATTGATGGATTGAATGAGTCTTTAACTCTCATCCCATGGATTATTTATAGCCAACCTAAGGACACAACTCTCATAGCCATGGAAATTACAAATCCAAGAGATATAGCTATTGGAAGTATATGGACTAACTCCACTCTGAGTATACtatggtaaaaaaaaagttaatagttGATTGGTAATGGCAAAGTTAATAGTTGATTGGTAATGCCATGTCAACATAGCGAAATAGTAATTGAATAGTGGTGTGGCATATAAGGGTAGGTCTAAGACTTTTTTGTGTGTGGAGGGGCCAATCTACGTAAATATATGCAATGTAATCAAAACTTATAACAATAAGTctaacgaaaaaaagaaaagaaaagaaagcatacTTGGATGTAAGTAGGATGGATGGTTAGAATGATAAGTGttagaaaaacagaaaatagaGGGAAATTTGGATATATGCAAGATTGATGCTTGAAGGTACACAAGAAGCCAAAAGAACGAGAGAAAGAAGAGTTTAAGATTAGCATGC
The sequence above is drawn from the Alnus glutinosa chromosome 11, dhAlnGlut1.1, whole genome shotgun sequence genome and encodes:
- the LOC133882782 gene encoding uncharacterized protein LOC133882782, with amino-acid sequence MDLNKKGVLLSYDGELKKNDTFGDTTLRLNCLGYGGGNAARYRCNQSSLGVNFPNASDDSCRLVLGLGPTPSAYSDSYYSVDFKKNKGLTTTLPQRFSVEGDSILQLSLSGGTNDSSSVLDISVSTETDINTFSLRNQVSAEDNHLVIPVVDEGSTSAKKSGGYMPSLLLAPRMDSAKVSIQTQVVELGAKSQPSHEPSTTSEYSVSTASEQATTGASSDHRSSNSKKCKFLGCTKGARGASGLCIGHGGGQRCQKPGCNKGAESRTAYCKAHGGGKRCLHLGCTKSAEGKTDYCIAHGGGRRCGYSGGCNKAARGKSGLCIRHGGGKRCKVEGCTRSAEGQAGLCISHGGGRRCQYEECTKGAQGSTVFCKAHGGGKRCIFAGCTKGAEGSTPLCKGHGGGKRCLFDGGGICPKSVHGGTNFCVAHGGGKRCAVSGCTKSARGRTDCCVRHGGGKRCKFENCGKSAQGSTDFCKAHGGGKRCTWGEGKCEKFARGKSGLCAAHSSMVQEREANKGGLIAPGLFRGLVSAASTSGSRFGNSTSSSRVSVVPNCIGSLEKPGKRQHLIPPQVLVPSSMKSSSNSSFLSAEKAGGGMDGQGMGGVSSNGGSKSFDFMVPEGRVHGGGLMSLFGGNLKNAIDGI
- the LOC133880959 gene encoding uncharacterized protein LOC133880959; translation: MGELYCNSSNSKIPQLRSSLNGNASMDNLSLLGRGRYSYYHENIDLGESPLLRYLRAGSPESLKYAPLSPVENLEVARSPNVYATPVKLEEDVLVMDGILVASAIPAGRFARSVIDSGSSTTSSSSSSSGGKSLYKSDICRSWEDSGSCRYGSKCQFAHGKEELRPTRFAAAKNKTEFAHGKEELRPTRFPAAKNKTETHKSYGSTGSGTYGLKSRFVCEVVAAAAGGSEAAAVIPTKAEGTSGYWCPLDDGIEVGLPHSSRKDVNTYIESVLYGRRPSSKKRLPVFAEICSDSEE